One window of the Cryptomeria japonica chromosome 7, Sugi_1.0, whole genome shotgun sequence genome contains the following:
- the LOC131056296 gene encoding disease resistance protein Roq1 isoform X2, with protein sequence MQAFLDSQEKEFGDSFISAIETAICSASVHVAIFSKGYAESPWCLAELVLMLHSHAKIIPVFYGVKPWELRHIEKGVYASAFSDYRKKYRHLDKLKEWEEALQSVSFTIGYEFHNSDLRDCKSIVSAVLKEVQRAKSLHVAKYPVGLDKLVEDFKTSCLDELDSHMQCRINKEGKEAAEILGIFGIGGVGKTTLSKELYNQKRSQYTRSCFLFDVREASEKGELSSLQTQLLRELFHYEPPNFHSTEDGTSYIKNCIRRSSFPSFLIVLDDIDHVKQLDVLSVMDMVHKFNNSLVIVTTRDVGVLIRAGITFGYNLKGMNRNDARALFCSHALGQPRPAPGYEDMVETFIDISGGLPLSLEVLGTHVHGRTQDYWQLEFNKASKVLPQDIKKRLKISFDALDSEEKQIFMDVACFFIGKSKRMAIQVWNGSGWSGQHGLETLKNKCLVEEIIDYSDQDCILLRMHDHLRDLGREMANELTFPLRLWGPQHLKSLESKGFESILAQTKGRCFNSIFDRSMNSQITFFLGESDDCAEKSAILLWLQLDVDHKERKCIPSWIPLQNLETLRISGGLLKRMWQSHQQPPSQLKELQISQTILKEFPDLSGISNHLETVVLAGSEWPIQGFSLVQCLGMNLGSLDLRYTVLHGELVSYNGGERTAIKTLDIKNFKLIGEVVLNNGGECSSARSPMRSLENLKISNQKLVTKLLIHGNHCPSLQSLRLQHMQNLIEVELISIKTLTCLKVHNCKHLKRLSGSCTSLLVFEVSQCPELEMLAI encoded by the exons ATGCAAGCATTTCTTGATTCACAAGAGAAAGAATTTGGAGATTCTTTTATTTCTGCCATTGAGACCGCCATATGCTCCGCTTCAGTTCACGTAGCCATCTTTTCCAAAGGCTATGCAGAGTCCCCTTGGTGTTTGGCTGAGCTCGTTCTCATGCTACACAGTCATGCTAAGATCATTCCTGTGTTTTACGGTGTGAAGCCTTGGGAACTGCGCCACATAGAGAAGGGAGTGTATGCTAGTGCATTCAGTGATTACAGAAAGAAATACAGGCACTTGGACAAGCTTAAGGAGTGGGAGGAAGCACTCCAATCCGTGTCATTTACCATTGGATATGAATTCCACAATTCAGA TTTGAGAGACTGCAAAAGCATAGTGTCAGCAGTGCTGAAAGAAGTACAGAGGGCAAAATCATTGCATGTTGCCAAATACCCAGTAGGGCTTGATAAGCTTGTTGAGGATTTTAAAACGAGTTGCCTAGATGAACTTGATTCGCATATGCAGTGCAGAATAAACAAAGAAGGTAAAGAAGCGGCTGAGATTCTAGGGATTTTTGGAATCGGTGGGGTAGGCAAAACAACTTTGTCCAAAGAATTGTACAACCAAAAGCGTTCCCAGTATACTCGATCATGTTTTTTGTTTGATGTGCGTGAAGCCTCTGAAAAAGGAGAATTGTCTTCATTGCAAACTCAACTCCTCAGAGAGCTTTTTCATTATGAGCCCCCCAATTTTCATAGTACAGAGGATGGAACAAGCTATATCAAGAATTGTATACGAAGGAGCAGTTTTCCAAGCTTCCTGATAGTTCTAGATGATATTGATCATGTGAAGCAGTTAGATGTTCTATCGGTCATGGATATGGTACATAAATTCAACAATAGCTTGGTTATTGTTACAACCCGTGATGTGGGAGTGCTAATAAGGGCAGGAATAACCTTTGGCTATAATCTAAAGGGAATGAACAGAAATGATGCAAGAGCGCTCTTTTGTTCGCATGCCTTAGGTCAACCCCGACCAGCTCCGGGATACGAGGATATGGTAGAAACCTTCATAGACATCTCCGGAGGCTTGCCTCTGTCTCTTGAAGTTCTAGGGACGCATGTTCATGGTAGAACCCAGGATTACTGGCAGTTAGAATTTAATAAAGCTAGTAAGGTGCTGCCTCAAGACATAAAGAAAAGACTGAAAATAAGCTTCGATGCATTAGATAGTGAGGAAAAACAAATTTTCATGGATGTTGCATGTTTCTTTATTGGGAAATCAAAGAGAATGGCCATACAGGTGTGGAATGGATCCGGATGGAGTGGCCAACATGGATTGGAAACACTAAAAAATAAGTGTCTTGTTGAGGAAATTATTGACTACTCTGATCAGGATTGCATTTTACTGAGAATGCATGATCACCTGCGGGATTTAGGAAGAGAAATGGCAAATGAATTGACTTTCCCTCTTCGCCTGTGGGGCCCTCAACATCTTAAATCTTTG GAATCAAAGGGCTTCGAGAGCATTCTAGCCCAAACCAAAGGGAGGTGTTTCAATTCAATTTTTGACAGGTCCATGAATTCTCAAATCACATTCTTTTTAGGGGAATCAGACGATTGTGCTGAGAAATCAGCTATTTTGCTATGGCTTCAGCTTGATGTGGATCATAAGGAGCGCAAATGTATTCCTTCATGGATTCCTCTTCAAAACTTGGAGACTTTAAGAATCAGCGGTGGTCTTCTCAAAAGAATGTGGCAGAGTCACCAACAG CCACCTTCCCAGCTGAAAGAGCTGCAGATTTCTCAAACAATTTTGAAGGAGTTTCCAGATTTATCAGGAATATCAAATCATTTGGAAACGGTAGTGCTAGCTGGCTCAGAATGGCCAATCCAAGGTTTTTCTTTAGTCCAATGTTTGGGAATGAACCTTGGTAGCTTAGACTTGAGATATACTGTATTGCATGGGGAACTGGTTTCCTACAATGGGGGAGAAAGGACTGCTATTAAGACTCTGGATATCAAGAATTTCAAACTGATTGGGGAAGTGGTACTGAATAATGGGGGAGAGTGTAGTAGTGCTAGGTCTCCCATGAGAAGCCTTGAAAATCTAAAGATTAGCAACCAGAAACTTGTAACCAAGCTCTTAATTCATGGAAATCACTGTCCCAGCCTCCAATCTCTCAGACTTCAGCACATGCAAAATCTAATTGAAGTGGAATTGATAAGCATAAAAACATTGACTTGTCTGAAGGTTCACAAttgtaaacatttgaaaagattgtcAGGATCATGTACAAGTCTGTTAGTATTTGAGGTTAGTCAATGTCCTGAGCTTGAGATGTTGGCCATCTGA
- the LOC131056296 gene encoding disease resistance protein Roq1 isoform X1 has product MASSSSHHGNAEHHAFSGIEPHGIRRKVSESSRLFDVFINHRGPDVKETLAIQLYNSLRELGMQAFLDSQEKEFGDSFISAIETAICSASVHVAIFSKGYAESPWCLAELVLMLHSHAKIIPVFYGVKPWELRHIEKGVYASAFSDYRKKYRHLDKLKEWEEALQSVSFTIGYEFHNSDLRDCKSIVSAVLKEVQRAKSLHVAKYPVGLDKLVEDFKTSCLDELDSHMQCRINKEGKEAAEILGIFGIGGVGKTTLSKELYNQKRSQYTRSCFLFDVREASEKGELSSLQTQLLRELFHYEPPNFHSTEDGTSYIKNCIRRSSFPSFLIVLDDIDHVKQLDVLSVMDMVHKFNNSLVIVTTRDVGVLIRAGITFGYNLKGMNRNDARALFCSHALGQPRPAPGYEDMVETFIDISGGLPLSLEVLGTHVHGRTQDYWQLEFNKASKVLPQDIKKRLKISFDALDSEEKQIFMDVACFFIGKSKRMAIQVWNGSGWSGQHGLETLKNKCLVEEIIDYSDQDCILLRMHDHLRDLGREMANELTFPLRLWGPQHLKSLESKGFESILAQTKGRCFNSIFDRSMNSQITFFLGESDDCAEKSAILLWLQLDVDHKERKCIPSWIPLQNLETLRISGGLLKRMWQSHQQPPSQLKELQISQTILKEFPDLSGISNHLETVVLAGSEWPIQGFSLVQCLGMNLGSLDLRYTVLHGELVSYNGGERTAIKTLDIKNFKLIGEVVLNNGGECSSARSPMRSLENLKISNQKLVTKLLIHGNHCPSLQSLRLQHMQNLIEVELISIKTLTCLKVHNCKHLKRLSGSCTSLLVFEVSQCPELEMLAI; this is encoded by the exons ATGGCATCCTCCTCATCTCACCATGGAAATGCAGAACATCATGCTTTCTCTGGAATTGAACCTCATGGCATAAGGAGGAAGGTCTCTGAATCTTCGAGATTGTTTGATGTCTTCATCAATCACAGAGGTCCTGATGTCAAGGAAACTTTGGCTATTCAGCTTTACAATTCCCTTCGTGAGTTGGGAATGCAAGCATTTCTTGATTCACAAGAGAAAGAATTTGGAGATTCTTTTATTTCTGCCATTGAGACCGCCATATGCTCCGCTTCAGTTCACGTAGCCATCTTTTCCAAAGGCTATGCAGAGTCCCCTTGGTGTTTGGCTGAGCTCGTTCTCATGCTACACAGTCATGCTAAGATCATTCCTGTGTTTTACGGTGTGAAGCCTTGGGAACTGCGCCACATAGAGAAGGGAGTGTATGCTAGTGCATTCAGTGATTACAGAAAGAAATACAGGCACTTGGACAAGCTTAAGGAGTGGGAGGAAGCACTCCAATCCGTGTCATTTACCATTGGATATGAATTCCACAATTCAGA TTTGAGAGACTGCAAAAGCATAGTGTCAGCAGTGCTGAAAGAAGTACAGAGGGCAAAATCATTGCATGTTGCCAAATACCCAGTAGGGCTTGATAAGCTTGTTGAGGATTTTAAAACGAGTTGCCTAGATGAACTTGATTCGCATATGCAGTGCAGAATAAACAAAGAAGGTAAAGAAGCGGCTGAGATTCTAGGGATTTTTGGAATCGGTGGGGTAGGCAAAACAACTTTGTCCAAAGAATTGTACAACCAAAAGCGTTCCCAGTATACTCGATCATGTTTTTTGTTTGATGTGCGTGAAGCCTCTGAAAAAGGAGAATTGTCTTCATTGCAAACTCAACTCCTCAGAGAGCTTTTTCATTATGAGCCCCCCAATTTTCATAGTACAGAGGATGGAACAAGCTATATCAAGAATTGTATACGAAGGAGCAGTTTTCCAAGCTTCCTGATAGTTCTAGATGATATTGATCATGTGAAGCAGTTAGATGTTCTATCGGTCATGGATATGGTACATAAATTCAACAATAGCTTGGTTATTGTTACAACCCGTGATGTGGGAGTGCTAATAAGGGCAGGAATAACCTTTGGCTATAATCTAAAGGGAATGAACAGAAATGATGCAAGAGCGCTCTTTTGTTCGCATGCCTTAGGTCAACCCCGACCAGCTCCGGGATACGAGGATATGGTAGAAACCTTCATAGACATCTCCGGAGGCTTGCCTCTGTCTCTTGAAGTTCTAGGGACGCATGTTCATGGTAGAACCCAGGATTACTGGCAGTTAGAATTTAATAAAGCTAGTAAGGTGCTGCCTCAAGACATAAAGAAAAGACTGAAAATAAGCTTCGATGCATTAGATAGTGAGGAAAAACAAATTTTCATGGATGTTGCATGTTTCTTTATTGGGAAATCAAAGAGAATGGCCATACAGGTGTGGAATGGATCCGGATGGAGTGGCCAACATGGATTGGAAACACTAAAAAATAAGTGTCTTGTTGAGGAAATTATTGACTACTCTGATCAGGATTGCATTTTACTGAGAATGCATGATCACCTGCGGGATTTAGGAAGAGAAATGGCAAATGAATTGACTTTCCCTCTTCGCCTGTGGGGCCCTCAACATCTTAAATCTTTG GAATCAAAGGGCTTCGAGAGCATTCTAGCCCAAACCAAAGGGAGGTGTTTCAATTCAATTTTTGACAGGTCCATGAATTCTCAAATCACATTCTTTTTAGGGGAATCAGACGATTGTGCTGAGAAATCAGCTATTTTGCTATGGCTTCAGCTTGATGTGGATCATAAGGAGCGCAAATGTATTCCTTCATGGATTCCTCTTCAAAACTTGGAGACTTTAAGAATCAGCGGTGGTCTTCTCAAAAGAATGTGGCAGAGTCACCAACAG CCACCTTCCCAGCTGAAAGAGCTGCAGATTTCTCAAACAATTTTGAAGGAGTTTCCAGATTTATCAGGAATATCAAATCATTTGGAAACGGTAGTGCTAGCTGGCTCAGAATGGCCAATCCAAGGTTTTTCTTTAGTCCAATGTTTGGGAATGAACCTTGGTAGCTTAGACTTGAGATATACTGTATTGCATGGGGAACTGGTTTCCTACAATGGGGGAGAAAGGACTGCTATTAAGACTCTGGATATCAAGAATTTCAAACTGATTGGGGAAGTGGTACTGAATAATGGGGGAGAGTGTAGTAGTGCTAGGTCTCCCATGAGAAGCCTTGAAAATCTAAAGATTAGCAACCAGAAACTTGTAACCAAGCTCTTAATTCATGGAAATCACTGTCCCAGCCTCCAATCTCTCAGACTTCAGCACATGCAAAATCTAATTGAAGTGGAATTGATAAGCATAAAAACATTGACTTGTCTGAAGGTTCACAAttgtaaacatttgaaaagattgtcAGGATCATGTACAAGTCTGTTAGTATTTGAGGTTAGTCAATGTCCTGAGCTTGAGATGTTGGCCATCTGA
- the LOC131056296 gene encoding disease resistance protein Roq1 isoform X3: protein MASSSSHHGNAEHHAFSGIEPHGIRRKVSESSRLFDVFINHRGPDVKETLAIQLYNSLRELGMQAFLDSQEKEFGDSFISAIETAICSASVHVAIFSKGYAESPWCLAELVLMLHSHAKIIPVFYGVKPWELRHIEKGVYASAFSDYRKKYRHLDKLKEWEEALQSVSFTIGYEFHNSDLRDCKSIVSAVLKEVQRAKSLHVAKYPVGLDKLVEDFKTSCLDELDSHMQCRINKEGKEAAEILGIFGIGGVGKTTLSKELYNQKRSQYTRSCFLFDVREASEKGELSSLQTQLLRELFHYEPPNFHSTEDGTSYIKNCIRRSSFPSFLIVLDDIDHVKQLDVLSVMDMVHKFNNSLVIVTTRDVGVLIRAGITFGYNLKGMNRNDARALFCSHALGQPRPAPGYEDMVETFIDISGGLPLSLEVLGTHVHGRTQDYWQLEFNKASKVLPQDIKKRLKISFDALDSEEKQIFMDVACFFIGKSKRMAIQVWNGSGWSGQHGLETLKNKCLVEEIIDYSDQDCILLRMHDHLRDLGREMANELTFPLRLWGPQHLKSLESKGFESILAQTKGRCFNSIFDRSMNSQITFFLGESDDCAEKSAILLWLQLDVDHKERKCIPSWIPLQNLETLRISGGLLKRMWQSHQQV, encoded by the exons ATGGCATCCTCCTCATCTCACCATGGAAATGCAGAACATCATGCTTTCTCTGGAATTGAACCTCATGGCATAAGGAGGAAGGTCTCTGAATCTTCGAGATTGTTTGATGTCTTCATCAATCACAGAGGTCCTGATGTCAAGGAAACTTTGGCTATTCAGCTTTACAATTCCCTTCGTGAGTTGGGAATGCAAGCATTTCTTGATTCACAAGAGAAAGAATTTGGAGATTCTTTTATTTCTGCCATTGAGACCGCCATATGCTCCGCTTCAGTTCACGTAGCCATCTTTTCCAAAGGCTATGCAGAGTCCCCTTGGTGTTTGGCTGAGCTCGTTCTCATGCTACACAGTCATGCTAAGATCATTCCTGTGTTTTACGGTGTGAAGCCTTGGGAACTGCGCCACATAGAGAAGGGAGTGTATGCTAGTGCATTCAGTGATTACAGAAAGAAATACAGGCACTTGGACAAGCTTAAGGAGTGGGAGGAAGCACTCCAATCCGTGTCATTTACCATTGGATATGAATTCCACAATTCAGA TTTGAGAGACTGCAAAAGCATAGTGTCAGCAGTGCTGAAAGAAGTACAGAGGGCAAAATCATTGCATGTTGCCAAATACCCAGTAGGGCTTGATAAGCTTGTTGAGGATTTTAAAACGAGTTGCCTAGATGAACTTGATTCGCATATGCAGTGCAGAATAAACAAAGAAGGTAAAGAAGCGGCTGAGATTCTAGGGATTTTTGGAATCGGTGGGGTAGGCAAAACAACTTTGTCCAAAGAATTGTACAACCAAAAGCGTTCCCAGTATACTCGATCATGTTTTTTGTTTGATGTGCGTGAAGCCTCTGAAAAAGGAGAATTGTCTTCATTGCAAACTCAACTCCTCAGAGAGCTTTTTCATTATGAGCCCCCCAATTTTCATAGTACAGAGGATGGAACAAGCTATATCAAGAATTGTATACGAAGGAGCAGTTTTCCAAGCTTCCTGATAGTTCTAGATGATATTGATCATGTGAAGCAGTTAGATGTTCTATCGGTCATGGATATGGTACATAAATTCAACAATAGCTTGGTTATTGTTACAACCCGTGATGTGGGAGTGCTAATAAGGGCAGGAATAACCTTTGGCTATAATCTAAAGGGAATGAACAGAAATGATGCAAGAGCGCTCTTTTGTTCGCATGCCTTAGGTCAACCCCGACCAGCTCCGGGATACGAGGATATGGTAGAAACCTTCATAGACATCTCCGGAGGCTTGCCTCTGTCTCTTGAAGTTCTAGGGACGCATGTTCATGGTAGAACCCAGGATTACTGGCAGTTAGAATTTAATAAAGCTAGTAAGGTGCTGCCTCAAGACATAAAGAAAAGACTGAAAATAAGCTTCGATGCATTAGATAGTGAGGAAAAACAAATTTTCATGGATGTTGCATGTTTCTTTATTGGGAAATCAAAGAGAATGGCCATACAGGTGTGGAATGGATCCGGATGGAGTGGCCAACATGGATTGGAAACACTAAAAAATAAGTGTCTTGTTGAGGAAATTATTGACTACTCTGATCAGGATTGCATTTTACTGAGAATGCATGATCACCTGCGGGATTTAGGAAGAGAAATGGCAAATGAATTGACTTTCCCTCTTCGCCTGTGGGGCCCTCAACATCTTAAATCTTTG GAATCAAAGGGCTTCGAGAGCATTCTAGCCCAAACCAAAGGGAGGTGTTTCAATTCAATTTTTGACAGGTCCATGAATTCTCAAATCACATTCTTTTTAGGGGAATCAGACGATTGTGCTGAGAAATCAGCTATTTTGCTATGGCTTCAGCTTGATGTGGATCATAAGGAGCGCAAATGTATTCCTTCATGGATTCCTCTTCAAAACTTGGAGACTTTAAGAATCAGCGGTGGTCTTCTCAAAAGAATGTGGCAGAGTCACCAACAG